A part of Myxococcales bacterium genomic DNA contains:
- a CDS encoding UDP-N-acetylmuramate:L-alanyl-gamma-D-glutamyl-meso-diaminopimelate ligase — translation MRVHFVGVSGTGMGALAALFVEAGHEVSGSDLAFDPPIGPALEAAGVRCLRGYDAAHVAGDVDLAVVGNAIRATNPEAQAVEARGLPRTSMSGALRAHFLEGRRALVVCGTHGKTTTSSMAAWLLEKAGAEPGFFIGGVPKNFGKGAKIGRVKHRLGGTSTAPRGRAPFVVEGDEYDAVYWHKAPKFLDYVGVSEDDVVVLTSIEHDHIDIYPDEASYVREFERLVAALPAGGLLVVDARDPKVRAVAARARCRVVYVALDGDAIASPGGDERDEPPTWLAAPVPIDEAGVQAFDVFVGGSSAGRFSMTSPGAHNVRNALAVIAACAEGFGIGFAELRAGLATFEGVKRRQDLVGEAAGVRVYDDFAHHPTAVLETLRALRQKHRAGKLFAVFEPRSATACRALHQAEYPRAFESADRVVFAPLGRTNVPDAERLDVARLTREIGAHATNAESVDAIVEQLARDAAPGDTVALLSNGAFGGIHQKLLAALRERD, via the coding sequence GTGCGCGTCCACTTCGTCGGGGTCTCGGGCACGGGGATGGGCGCGCTCGCCGCGCTCTTCGTCGAGGCGGGGCATGAGGTGAGCGGGTCGGATCTCGCGTTCGACCCCCCCATCGGCCCGGCGCTCGAGGCCGCGGGCGTGCGCTGTCTCCGGGGGTACGACGCCGCGCACGTCGCCGGCGACGTCGACCTCGCCGTCGTGGGGAACGCCATCCGCGCCACCAACCCGGAGGCGCAGGCCGTCGAGGCGCGCGGCCTTCCGCGCACCAGCATGTCGGGCGCTCTCCGCGCGCACTTCCTCGAGGGTCGCCGCGCGCTCGTGGTCTGCGGGACGCACGGCAAGACCACGACCTCGTCGATGGCCGCGTGGCTGCTCGAGAAGGCCGGCGCCGAGCCCGGCTTCTTCATCGGCGGCGTGCCGAAGAACTTCGGCAAGGGCGCCAAGATCGGGCGGGTGAAGCACCGCCTTGGGGGCACCTCCACGGCCCCTCGAGGGCGCGCGCCGTTCGTCGTCGAGGGCGACGAATACGACGCCGTTTACTGGCATAAAGCTCCGAAATTCCTCGATTATGTTGGGGTGTCGGAGGACGACGTGGTGGTGCTCACGAGCATCGAGCACGACCACATCGACATCTACCCGGACGAGGCGTCGTACGTGCGCGAGTTCGAGCGGCTCGTCGCGGCCCTGCCCGCGGGCGGTCTGCTCGTGGTCGACGCGCGCGATCCCAAGGTGCGCGCCGTCGCCGCGCGCGCGCGCTGCCGCGTGGTGTACGTGGCGCTCGACGGCGACGCGATCGCCAGTCCGGGCGGAGACGAGCGCGACGAGCCGCCGACCTGGCTGGCAGCGCCGGTCCCCATCGACGAGGCCGGCGTGCAGGCGTTCGACGTCTTCGTGGGCGGCTCGTCCGCCGGGCGCTTCTCCATGACGAGCCCGGGCGCTCACAACGTGCGCAACGCGCTCGCGGTCATCGCGGCCTGCGCCGAGGGCTTCGGCATTGGGTTCGCTGAGCTCCGCGCCGGGCTCGCGACCTTCGAAGGCGTGAAGCGCCGGCAGGACCTCGTCGGAGAGGCGGCCGGCGTCCGCGTGTATGACGACTTCGCGCACCACCCCACGGCGGTGCTCGAGACCCTCCGCGCGCTCCGGCAGAAGCACCGCGCAGGCAAGCTCTTCGCCGTCTTCGAGCCGCGCAGCGCGACGGCTTGCCGCGCGCTCCACCAAGCCGAATATCCGCGCGCGTTCGAGAGCGCCGATCGCGTGGTCTTCGCCCCGCTCGGGCGCACCAACGTGCCCGACGCGGAGCGCCTGGACGTCGCCCGGCTCACCCGCGAGATCGGCGCGCACGCCACGAACGCCGAGAGCGTCGACGCCATCGTCGAGCAGCTCGCGCGCGACGCGGCCCCAGGCGACACGGTGGCGCTCCTCTCGAACGGGGCGTTCGGCGGGATCCACCAGAAGCTGCTCGCGGCGCTTAGGGAGCGTGACTGA
- a CDS encoding inositol monophosphatase, with the protein MTERLTDGTLLELLEVAKEAAGEAAAHLLTGFRAPLDVEHKARRSDLVTRFDREAERLVLARLERTGLAVVGEEYGGESPRGRPTFFVDPLDGTTNFVHGHPFFAVSIGLVVPAGAEGDELPVVGVVAAPALGLVFVGAATVEGEPLVALRSGAPCHVSATADLEDSLFATGFPYDRATNEDNNFAAFVAVKRRCRGVRRCGSAALDLCLVADGTYDGYWEKRLNPWDLAGGAALVRAAGGAVSSVSGRAVDVRDGSVLATNGRMHASLGALIRGAV; encoded by the coding sequence ATGACCGAGCGCCTCACGGACGGCACACTCCTCGAGCTGCTCGAGGTCGCGAAGGAGGCGGCCGGCGAGGCGGCGGCCCACCTGCTCACCGGGTTTCGCGCGCCGCTCGACGTCGAGCACAAGGCGCGGCGCAGCGATCTCGTCACGCGCTTCGATCGCGAGGCTGAGCGGTTGGTCCTCGCGCGGCTCGAGCGCACGGGCCTCGCGGTGGTGGGGGAGGAGTACGGCGGCGAGTCGCCTCGCGGCCGCCCCACGTTCTTCGTCGACCCACTCGACGGCACCACCAACTTCGTCCACGGGCACCCGTTCTTTGCCGTGTCGATCGGCCTCGTGGTGCCCGCCGGAGCTGAGGGCGACGAGCTGCCCGTGGTGGGGGTGGTCGCCGCGCCCGCGCTCGGCCTCGTCTTCGTGGGCGCCGCCACCGTGGAAGGCGAGCCGCTCGTGGCGCTGCGCTCAGGCGCGCCCTGCCACGTGAGCGCGACGGCCGACCTGGAAGACAGCCTCTTCGCGACCGGCTTTCCGTACGATCGCGCCACCAACGAGGACAACAACTTCGCCGCGTTCGTGGCTGTGAAGCGGCGGTGCCGTGGCGTGCGGCGGTGCGGGTCTGCGGCGCTCGACCTCTGCCTGGTCGCCGACGGCACCTACGACGGCTACTGGGAGAAGCGCCTGAACCCGTGGGACCTGGCGGGCGGCGCGGCGCTCGTCCGCGCGGCCGGCGGCGCGGTGAGCTCAGTCTCCGGCAGGGCCGTCGACGTGCGCGACGGGAGCGTCCTCGCGACGAACGGGCGGATGCACGCGTCGCTTGGTGCGCTGATCCGCGGCGCAGTGTAG